A region of the Bombus pyrosoma isolate SC7728 linkage group LG15, ASM1482585v1, whole genome shotgun sequence genome:
aatacatttaatcttcattttattatttcaaaatcttctatgaaacgtttaacgaaactataattaaaacaaattcaaCAGTCGATAAGAACAACacatataattatcaatttcagatttacacttttaaaaacaatgtaattttaacaTCGACCACTGACCCATCTTGCTCGTTGTTCTATACGACCGGAAGAGGCTAACGTGAATATCTAATAAATCAACGTTGTCTGTTACCGATGTATTGGAAATTATACGATTTCGAATGAAGTATCCGCATGTAAGCGTCTTCGATTATAGCTTGATACTTTTTAATTGGTCGACAGAATTTAGAAATCCCGTTAGGATTAAATATagatagatttttattaataaggTAAAAGTCAGATGAACatgtataaaagatataaattaaaatattaattaagaagaggaagagaaaacaatttcttttttgttttttttttttttttttgttaaagaGTATTATCTTTAACATTCCTAATACGCATACCCTCACAAGCGCCGATTATACAATACTACTATTTCATGTATTATAACTGATTTTGAGATGAGTTAACGAGTTAATGAGTTTATTTCTTTGCCCTGGAAGCCCTtcagatataaaatacattattatttgaGCTCCAACAGATAgtacgattttttaaataattgagaaTCGACCATTATTTCAACGAATGATTTTCCCGCGGATACAAATGGCGTCTTTTTCACCGCAacgtgatttatatttatatgcgGGTTTATTGTGACAAATCTAGCAAATATTTGATGGAATATGACTACTGCAAATGGGTTTTCAGACTCACAAGAGTCTGATATATTAGGTGAAGAAGAATATAAGGCACTAGTAAAGGATATGTAAGAAGTgttgatatataattattatattacattctcatgcatatcgatattttagttttcgcttgtattaaatatattacatgttatGTTGCTTTATTTAGTGGAGTTAGTGGATCTTGGATGCAAAGTATAACAGAAGAAATGGAGGAAAAGTACGATTTGCCACAACAATATTTGGAATCTAAAAAGCAAAtgaaagatgaagaagaagaacaagatGAAGagtattttcaagaatttgaTCCTGCCATTCCAATAAAAGAAGAGTTTCCTGGTCGTTATAATTTTCAGGTTTCACTGGGTAATCTGGATTCCAGTAAGAATTGGGTAGTAAGTATATAATTAAactgttattaattacatacaataatgtcttaaatatgtaatttaaatttattcattttatatagtattcacaagtattaaaaaaagtatttatcaACATGGAAGAAACACTGCCATTACGTTTTAAGTGGGAACCACCTGAAGATGGTCTTCTTTTACGTACTGCCATGGTTTTTAGTTTAGATCAGTATGCTAGTGATCCAGTTAGAAGATGTCATAATCACATGGCACCAAATAACCCAAGTAATAGAGATATAACCCCCAGAGTGATCAAACATGTTGTTCGTTGTACACACCATCTTACCATGTATGAAGAAAGAGGTGAACATCTGTCTATAGTGATACCCCTTAATAGACCACAACCTGGTTCTCAATATGTTCCAGTGtgcttcaaatttttatgtaaaaacaGTTGTCCATCTGGAATGAATCGCAGACCAACAGAACTAATTTTTACTttggaaaattgtaatagGAGAATTTTGGGTCGCCGAAGACTTCCTGTTAGAGTTTGTAGTTGTCCCAAAAgagataagaagaaagaagaagctgAAGTAACAGATGGACAAcctgatataaaaaaaagaaatctttgtATACCAATTGGGAAAAAAATGATGCCTTCCTGTGATACACATGTCTTCAAtgttcaattaaatattgttgGAAAAGAAAACTACTTAGCTGTATTAAAGTATGCGTATGACATCATGGCGGGTCAAGCCATAAAAACTGGTCAGCTTGATTTTTTTAAACCATACATGGATGATATATTGCGTAAAACTCCCTAAATGCATATTTGCATGAATGTTATGTCTTtcacatttatgtttaaaaaaaacaagaaacatGGTTTTATAATGTgctatctatttatatattttacaaagttaataatgtatattttaataattccatttGTTACTGCATGTTAATCTTAATAGATGACTATCCTCTTTTATAGTGGATTCTATAATGCATCGTAATATAATAactacttatatatatatatatatacatatattaatattgtgatactatatattttttacactaaaatataatgtactttttaatttttaatagtttttatgtatattctatATCTCAAACTGTTCATTTGAATGACATTCTATTAGTTGAATGTCCAATGTGTACAATAACAAAGCATTTGGTAAGGGGGCAATGTGTTGGGATGTTAACATCATGGGATTTATAAGACTTGCAACACTTCTACGTATTTTTATCTCAGTGCCATTCTGCCCTTTACCATATAAAGTCCATTCCCATGGTATTTTTCCCCCTCTGGTACTACTGATCCAAACAATTTCATCTTCACACTGTATATTTATGATTGataacattattttgtatacgaaataaataactgTATCGagcttaaaaaatatacctgaaagaaaaagagatctTCACCATAGTGTAATATGTAAACAGCTTTTGAACCAAATGGAAGAGGTACTGGAAGTTTAGCgcaaatagaataaaaatgaacttgTGGTAGTTCGTGAATTCCGCTCAAATGTTCCAATACTGTAACAGGTGTAATAATATCTTTACATCCACTTTGCCTTGAAAGAGGACACATTATTTGGGTACAGGCTATAGAATCTATAGAGCCTCCCCAAATTGGTGTGGGAGATACATTGGACATTAAACTATTACTACTTGATATTAAGGTAACAGTTGCATCAGTTTGCAAATGACTGTCAACATCTTTCATAGTCTCTTTTGACAATTCTCCAGTACTTGCAGATTTCGTTCGATCATAAAAACTTGCATGTTCATCAGGGTTTAAATCTACAGGTGCAGTATTTGCATTTGGCTTTTCACTGGAAACTATTGTTAAATTATCCGCTGAAGCAGCTTTCTCCAATCCACCGCGAAATAATCtgcttaataataattgacgTGTTTTCGTATTTGTAAAATCATGTTTCTCTGCTGTTTGTTTTAgttctttcttcttgtttttacCAAAAAGCCGATCTTGAAGATTTCGCGTGTGACATTCTGCATCGTTATTTACATTGCCTTTTATGTCAAAAATGTCCTGAAATAACTTATGAAGTTTATCCGCAAGCAAACACCTTCCTTGACCCAGTCTAACTCTACAAATCGGACAACGATGTGTTTTCGATCTACATCCAACACAAATGATATGACCATGAACACATTGAGAAACTGGAGGCAGTGAGCTTTCCAGACAAACTGGGCATTCTAGAGCTCGTGtctaaatgaatttaataattatttttctaaaa
Encoded here:
- the LOC122575581 gene encoding cellular tumor antigen p53 isoform X1, which produces MTTANGFSDSQESDILGEEEYKALVKDIGVSGSWMQSITEEMEEKYDLPQQYLESKKQMKDEEEEQDEEYFQEFDPAIPIKEEFPGRYNFQVSLGNLDSSKNWVYSQVLKKVFINMEETLPLRFKWEPPEDGLLLRTAMVFSLDQYASDPVRRCHNHMAPNNPSNRDITPRVIKHVVRCTHHLTMYEERGEHLSIVIPLNRPQPGSQYVPVCFKFLCKNSCPSGMNRRPTELIFTLENCNRRILGRRRLPVRVCSCPKRDKKKEEAEVTDGQPDIKKRNLCIPIGKKMMPSCDTHVFNVQLNIVGKENYLAVLKYAYDIMAGQAIKTGQLDFFKPYMDDILRKTP
- the LOC122575581 gene encoding tumor protein 63 isoform X2, with the translated sequence MQSITEEMEEKYDLPQQYLESKKQMKDEEEEQDEEYFQEFDPAIPIKEEFPGRYNFQVSLGNLDSSKNWVYSQVLKKVFINMEETLPLRFKWEPPEDGLLLRTAMVFSLDQYASDPVRRCHNHMAPNNPSNRDITPRVIKHVVRCTHHLTMYEERGEHLSIVIPLNRPQPGSQYVPVCFKFLCKNSCPSGMNRRPTELIFTLENCNRRILGRRRLPVRVCSCPKRDKKKEEAEVTDGQPDIKKRNLCIPIGKKMMPSCDTHVFNVQLNIVGKENYLAVLKYAYDIMAGQAIKTGQLDFFKPYMDDILRKTP
- the LOC122575580 gene encoding uncharacterized protein LOC122575580 isoform X1 — its product is MMHVQVRHPYGGVLRVKIYMAENSASIDTAFTGEICIILENIKKTKAIGKSCGFHLTKSKWDPYPWISHIETGSIADHAGLRTGDCLISIDGKDLIGLKVKQIAALVHHYEGCDLKLFIWRYINEGEKETGIAVKGPLPEVACKLANAVAGVTRALECPVCLESSLPPVSQCVHGHIICVGCRSKTHRCPICRVRLGQGRCLLADKLHKLFQDIFDIKGNVNNDAECHTRNLQDRLFGKNKKKELKQTAEKHDFTNTKTRQLLLSRLFRGGLEKAASADNLTIVSSEKPNANTAPVDLNPDEHASFYDRTKSASTGELSKETMKDVDSHLQTDATVTLISSSNSLMSNVSPTPIWGGSIDSIACTQIMCPLSRQSGCKDIITPVTVLEHLSGIHELPQVHFYSICAKLPVPLPFGSKAVYILHYGEDLFFFQCEDEIVWISSTRGGKIPWEWTLYGKGQNGTEIKIRRSVASLINPMMLTSQHIAPLPNALLLYTLDIQLIECHSNEQFEI
- the LOC122575580 gene encoding uncharacterized protein LOC122575580 isoform X2; this encodes MSVASTSELLTESAGVKIYMAENSASIDTAFTGEICIILENIKKTKAIGKSCGFHLTKSKWDPYPWISHIETGSIADHAGLRTGDCLISIDGKDLIGLKVKQIAALVHHYEGCDLKLFIWRYINEGEKETGIAVKGPLPEVACKLANAVAGVTRALECPVCLESSLPPVSQCVHGHIICVGCRSKTHRCPICRVRLGQGRCLLADKLHKLFQDIFDIKGNVNNDAECHTRNLQDRLFGKNKKKELKQTAEKHDFTNTKTRQLLLSRLFRGGLEKAASADNLTIVSSEKPNANTAPVDLNPDEHASFYDRTKSASTGELSKETMKDVDSHLQTDATVTLISILEHLSGIHELPQVHFYSICAKLPVPLPFGSKAVYILHYGEDLFFFQCEDEIVWISSTRGGKIPWEWTLYGKGQNGTEIKIRRSVASLINPMMLTSQHIAPLPNALLLYTLDIQLIECHSNEQFEI